Within Haematobia irritans isolate KBUSLIRL chromosome 2, ASM5000362v1, whole genome shotgun sequence, the genomic segment gttaattctttgatgaaaattttattataatttgattgAGAATATCAACTTTtcacaaagtatatattctttaaaatggattactaaagaaaagtagtattgaaaaatgatgattttagcggctaaattcgaacttactaaagggtgatttgttaagagcttgataacttttttttaaaaaaaacgcctaaaatttgcaaaatctcatcggttctttatttgaaacgttagattggtccatgacatttactttttgaagataatttcatttaaatgttgaccgcggctgcgtcttaggtggtccattcggaaagtccaattttgggcaactttttcgagcatttcggccggaatagcccgaatttcttcggaaatgttgtcttccaaagctggaatagttgctggcttatttctgtagactttagacttgacgtagccccacaaaaaatagtctaaaggcgtcaaatcgcatgatcttggtggccaacttaccggtccatttcttgagatgaattgttctccgaagttttccctcaaaatggccatagaatcgcgagctgtgtggcatgtagcgccatcttgttgaaaccacatgtcaaccaagttcagttcttccatttttggcaacaaaaagtttgttagcatcgaacgatagcgatcgccattcaccgtaacgttgcgtccaacagcatctttgaaaaaatacggtccaatgattccaccagcgtacaaaccacaccaaacagtgcatttttcgggatgcatgggcagttcttgaacggcttctggttgctcttcactccaaatgcggcaattttgcttatttacgtagccattcaaccagaaatgagcctcatcgctgaacaaaatttgtcgataaaaaagcggattttctgccaacttttctaggtaataaaattcaatgatttgcaagcgttgctcgttagtaagtctattcatgatgaaatgtcaaagcatactgagcatctttctctttgacaccatgtctgaaatcccacgtgatctgtcaaatactaatgcatgaaaatcctaacctcaaaagaatcaccctttaccagtCTTTAAAAAATCCAAGCGAAATTAACTTTCAAAAGTAGAAACCCTCAAACTGAATCGGGTGATATTTTTCTAACGAATGGGTTCTGTACGATAATgtggatttttatatatatatatatatatatatatatatatatatatatatatatatatatatatatatatatatatatatatatatatatatatatatatatatatatatatatatatatatatatatatatatatatatatatatatatatatatatatatatatatatatatatatatatatatatatatatatatatatatatatatatatatatatatatatatatatatatatatatatatatatatatatatatatatatatatatatatatatatatatatatatatatatatatatatatatatatgtttttgttaatacACAAGGATATTAATGCGTTCGACAATATGACATTGCGGTTTTGATAAAAGCAGCCATCCGAATATATTATGATATGGTTAATATCTGGTGACTGaagtatacaattttttaagtGTTTTATAATGCATGTTGTGAAAGTAGACGCTACCAGATTCCCTTCAGATTCATCCCAGATATAATTGTCAGATTCATGGCTAATGATATTATAAATAGTGAAGTTATGTACTTGCAGTTTCATTTTATAATATGAAGCACTTGCGTTTGTTTGAGGAATCAATTTTACGGTTTGCATATCCATGCATCAACTTCTGATCTATGACTGATATATTGATCCTCAGTTATGTTTCTTGCACATGTCATTCCTTggtttaaataatgaaatattttgNNNNNNNNNNNNNNNNNNNNNNNNNNNNNNNNNNNNNNNNNNNNNNNNNNNNNNNNNNNNNNNNNNNNNNNNNNNNNNNNNNNNNNNNNNNNNNNNNNNNgcttctggttgctcttcactccaaatgcggcaattttgcttatttacgtagccattcaaccagaaatgagcctcatcgctgaacaaaatttgtcgataaaaaagcggattttctgccaacttttctagggcccattcactgaaaattcgacgttgtggcagatcgttcggcttcagttcttgcacgagctgtattttatacggttttacaccaagatctttgcgtaaaatcttccatgtggtcgaataacacaaacccaattgctgcgaacggccacgaatcgacatttcacggtcttcagcaacactctcagaaacagacgcaatattctcttctgtacgcattcgtgtggttggtttaatgtccaataaagtaaactgagtgcgaaacttggtcacaatcgcattaattgtttgctcacttggtcgattatgtagaccataaatcggacgtaaagcgcgaaacacatttcgaaccgaacactgattttggtaataaaattcaatgatttgcaagcgttgctcgttagtaagtctattcatgatgaaatgtcaaagcatactgagtatctttctctttgacaccatgtctgaaatcccacgtgatctgtcaaatactaatgcatgaaaatcctaacctcaaaagaatcaccctttatatatatatatatatatatatatatatatatatatatatatatatatatatatatatatatatatatatatatatatatatatatgatgtaCTCGTTTTTCCATCTTTTCGCGAAATGCCGTTGAATCGTTTTCAGTTTCTGCCAGCGATTAATCAGAGAGATATCTTCAGGTAATTCCTCTGGTGCTGCGATTAATGGTGACCCTCTTAGAAAATGGCCTGGGGTTAATGCATTCATTTCCGTTGGATCTTCACTCATGGGAGATAAAGGCCTTGAATTCACTTTCGATTCGAACCAGCAAAGTAGAAAATTCCTCGTATGTATATTTCAGATATCCTGCCACTTTTCGGAGATGACTCTTCATACTTTTTACTGCAGCTTCCCACAAGCCACCCATATGTGGGGCATGAGGGGGAATGAACTGCCAAGTAAAACCATGAACATTGTATTTATCAACCAGACGATTTTCTGCAGATTTTAGAAAGTTACGATATTCACGCATCAGGGTACGACTGGCTCCAACAAAATTAGTGCCATTGTCGGAGAAAACCTTTTTCGGAAACCCACGCCGCCCCACAAATCGATCGAAAGTAGCCATAAATGCCTCAGTAGTCAAGTCAGAACATGTTTCTAAATGAATGGCTCGTGTAGCAAGACAAACGAAAACTGCTGCATATCCCTTCTGGAGTTTTGCATTTCGCAGTTGAGACGTTTTCAAATCAAAAGGTCCCGCAAAGTCTATTCCAGTATTAGTGAATGGCAACGAGAAGGTGCATCGCTCGGGAGGTAAGGCCGCCATTATTTGACTTCGGATCCGTTGCTTATATATGGTACAAGTACGACAGTTTCGAATGCAATACCGAACAGCATTTTTCAGACGTATGATATAATATTCAGATCGAATCGCCCTTAGCATACTTTGGTGTTCACCATGTAAGAGAATTTTATGCGTAAACGCGATAAGTAACTTACAAAACCGAGAATGTTCGGGAATTATAATTGTATACCTTTCAGTGTACGGAAGATCGGCGTTAGCTAACCGTCCATTTACTCTAAGTATATCGTTTCCATCGAGAACTGGATTGAGAGTTAACAGTTTGCTTCTAGAAGAGATATTTCCACCATTTCTCAGGGCATTATATTCGTGAGAATAAAACTTCTGTTGAGCAACTctaatcagttgaaatttaacaaatcgAATTTCCTCCGCAGTTATAAATGACATAACAGACGACCTGTTTTTCTGACAATTCCTTATAAATCGGTACATGTAACAAATAACGCGCATTGCTCGGTTAAAAGACGAAAACCTTTCCAGTATATCATCAGTAACAACTTCAGTTTGGAATGTTGTGACTTTCCTTTCCAGATCTGGCTCTTTGAATGTTGTggattttggccaaaattcagGTGGTTTTACCAACCACTTCGGTCCATTCCACCAGAGTGTGTTGGACCTCAGTTCCGTAGCAGTACAACCACGAGTTCCAATATCCGCAGGATTTTCACTCGTTGGAACATGCCTCATAGTAGCATTTCCTACATTATCCAAAATCTCAGTAATCTTATTAGCGACAAAGGTTTTCCAGTGAAATGGCGGTTTGtctaaccatgcaaaagttattGTTGAATCAGACCATAGATAAATATCAGTAACAGAAATGCTCAGATTCTGCGATACAGACTTCAACAGTTTCGATAAGAGTGCAGCACCACACAATTCAAGAAGGGGAAGACTTACAGTTTTTAAGGGTGCTACCTTACTTTTCGAAGCGATCAAGTAAGACGTTCTAATGTTTTGTGAAGATATCGTACAAATATAAATACAGGCACAATAAGCCTTCTCAGAGGCGTCACAAAATCCATGAATCTGAATTTGTTTGTCGGGAGCGTAATGTATCCAACGAGGAATTCGTATATTCTCAATTCCCAAAAAGTTTGACATGAAGAAGTTCCATTTTCCAGTGAATGGGGTTTAACTTCTTCATCCCAGTCAGTCCCATTGATCCATAACTGCTGTAAAAGGATCTTAGCCACAACGATGATGGGAGCTAGCCATCCAGCTGGATCGAAGATCTTTGCGAcaattgataatatttttcttttagttaATGGAGCGGTGGGGACAGAAATGTTCGAAACACTGTAGTAAAAATTGTCAGCCATGGCATTCCATCGTATTCCTAAAGTCTTTGTTTCACTAGAACCTTCAAGTTTTAAGTAATCTTCGTTCAGAAGATCCTCGGGGGGGCATTTGTTTCAGAATGAGCGAGTGATTTGCAGTCAACTTCTTCAGTGGAAAACCAGCCGATTTGAGTAACTCAATTAGTTCTAATAAGTAAGATTCAGTTTCAGATAATGAATGCCCTCCAGAAAGTATATCGTCAACatatatttgatttttcaatattgttGATGCAGTTGGATGAGTACGCTTCGTGTCATCACTCAGTTGTAACAGTGTGTGAATTGCTAAATATGGAGCACAGTTTACCCCAAATGTTAcagttttcaaagaaaaataagaaatttcaccagttgcagattgtcgaaataaaattcgttGAAATTTCTTATCATCTTCATGTACATAAATCTGTCGATACTCTTCTGGATATCAACATTGAAAACGTATCTAAAAAATCGCCAACGCAGTATGACGTTCATTAAGTCGTTCTGAAGTATTGGGCCAGTGTGTAAAATGTCATTTAACGAAAATCCGGAAGTCGTTTTCTTTGAGGCGTTAAATACGACTCTCACTTTTGTGGAAGTTCTTTCAGGTTTGACGACAGCATGATGTGGCAGGTAgtacgaaaaatattttgaattataaCAGATTTCAGTTGATGATGTTGGCTCCATGTGGCCAAGTTTCAGATATTCGGATAGAACGTTTGTGTTTTCCAAATCAAGATCAGGTGATTTTCGCAATGATTTCTCCATATGCAAATATTGTCCTAGAGCAGCTCGTCTTGAAGACCCAAGAACTATATTCGAGGGCAAATCGTTGCGAAAAGGCAATCTCACTTTATACTTCCCATCAGATTCCCGAACAGTTGTTCCTTTATAGAATTCCTCACACCAATCATCGTTTTCAGAACATTTCCTAGATGTCGGAACTTCTTCAAtctcccaaaattttcttatttcattatttaaagtATTCGAACTAGTCACAAAGGACGCAAACGAAGATACATATCGATTTGTTAGTGGACCACTTACTATACATCCGAATTCCGTTTCTTGAGCCAAAAGGCTCCCAGAAATGTTCCTTTGAACACCGGACTTAAGAATGAATGATAGGACGTCACTCCCTAACAACATATCTATTTGTGCCGGTTTATAAAAATGGGGATCAGCAAGATCAATTTTCCTCAAAGCAGACCAATCAGAAATACGAGAGGGGGTGGAAGGCATAAAATGATTCATACTCGTGATAACTAACGCAGTTGTACTCAGTTTGAAGTCAGACTCGCGAGACTTTAATATCAAATTGCAAAACTTCGAAGAGTTTTCTAAAACAGTGCCTCCCAATCCAGAAATTGTCGTAAACGCTTTTTTGGTCGGTATGGAATATTTGCTAACAACCCTACTTGAAATAAATGATTCTTGAGATCCCTGATCAATAAAGGCTCgaattgtaaaatttgttcCCAAGTGTTCTAAATCTATCAGTGCAGTTGGTAAAATAGTACAATCTCCAGAGTGGGCAAAATTTGACTGAACGTACTTAACTGGATCAGAATATGCAGCTGCAGAAGTGGATGGTTGTTCTCCTTGTTGAGTGTCAACATGATAAGCCGAAACCTGTGTCGGCTGCTCCCTTTGATTCAtttccctaggttaggttaggttaggttaaagtggcagcccgattaagattcaggctcacttagactattcagtccattgtgataccacattaactaaaagtacctattacatatgggcacttctagttttaaccgctgaaccttcttgattatttttctttgttgaaccaaccagattgttccaaaaatattagcagactgcttaagttaacgttttccagatccgccagtaatctgaagctatatgctcctaaaagttgcttgcgctttacacaaaatgcaggacactcacacaagaggtgtttaattgattctttttcctccgcatcatgacagctcatacaatagtcattatacttcgtgccaatagtttttgcaaaatctcctatcaggctgcgacccgttatagcagatatcaggagtgatacctgacgtctcgagaacattagcatatctagtgtgcggtttaagttgaaatggggccatatttgcttggtgtcgttacaacccttgcaattctcccatcgaacatttgccatcataacagccttctcacgcagcatgagcttgcaggtagcgaggggcataccaacaaattctagttcccctggaatatgtaaggtagtccctagccttgccaactcatccgcttcgcagttccccggaatgttcctatggccaggcacccatattaggtgaatattgtactgctcagccatctcattgagagatttgcggcaatcgatggccgttttcgagttgaggaacacagagtccaagg encodes:
- the LOC142224916 gene encoding uncharacterized protein LOC142224916 is translated as MNQREQPTQVSAYHVDTQQGEQPSTSAAAYSDPVKYVQSNFAHSGDCTILPTALIDLEHLGTNFTIRAFIDQGSQESFISSRVVSKYSIPTKKAFTTISGLGGTVLENSSKFCNLILKSRESDFKLSTTALVITSMNHFMPSTPSRISDWSALRKIDLADPHFYKPAQIDMLLGSDVLSFILKSGVQRNISGSLLAQETEFGCIVSGPLTNRYVSSFASFVTSSNTLNNEIRKFWEIEEVPTSRKCSENDDWCEEFYKGTTVRESDGKYKVRLPFRNDLPSNIVLGSSRRAALGQYLHMEKSLRKSPDLDLENTNVLSEYLKLGHMEPTSSTEICYNSKYFSYYLPHHAVVKPERTSTKDLLNEDYLKLEGSSETKTLGIRWNAMADNFYYSVSNISVPTAPLTKRKILSIVAKIFDPAGWLAPIIVVAKILLQQLWINGTDWDEEIHGFCDASEKAYCACIYICTISSQNIRTSYLIASKSKVAPLKTVSLPLLELCGAALLSKLLKSVSQNLSISVTDIYLWSDSTITFAWLDKPPFHWKTFVANKITEILDNVGNATMRHVPTSENPADIGTRGCTATELRSNTLWWNGPKWLVKPPEFWPKSTTFKEPDLERKVTTFQTEVVTDDILERFSSFNRAMRVICYMYRFIRNCQKNRSSVMSFITAEEIRFVKFQLIRVAQQKFYSHEYNALRNGGNISSRSKLLTLNPVLDGNDILRVNGRLANADLPYTERYTIIIPEHSRFCKLLIAFTHKILLHGEHQSMLRAIRSEYYIIRLKNAVRYCIRNCRTCTIYKQRIRSQIMAALPPERCTFSLPFTNTGIDFAGPFDLKTSQLRNAKLQKGYAAVFVCLATRAIHLETCSDLTTEAFMATFDRFVGRRGFPKKVFSDNGTNFVGASRTLMREYRNFLKSAENRLVDKYNVHGFTWQFIPPHAPHMGGLWEAAVKMNSRPLSPMSEDPTEMNALTPGHFLRGSPLIAAPEELPEDISLINRWQKLKTIQRHFAKRWKNDVSAHPWLMSVGDITYISYGERLCYRTTTEVRDEKPTFKKL